The following nucleotide sequence is from Bradyrhizobium roseum.
CCATTGCCCGCCGGCGAGCGCGTCATCTGGCAGGGCAAGCCCACCTTCAAGGGACTGGCGCTGCGGTCGTTCCACATCCGCGAGGTGGCCATCTATTTTGGCCTGCTGGTGGCATGGCGACTGTGGTCGAACTGGTCGCACGGCGTGCCGCCGGCTGATACCGCGATCTCCGCGCTATGGCTGGTCGTTCCGGCCACGAGCGCCATCGCGGTGCTTGCGGCTCTGGCGTGGCTGTTTCGGCGCGCGGCCTGCTACACCATCACCAGCAAGCGGGTGCTGTTCCAGTTCGGCGTCGCGCTGCCGATGACGATGAACATCCCGCTCTCCAGGATCGCGAACGCGGCCCTGAAAAGCTACCGCGACGGCAGCGGCGACATCCCGCTGCGGGTTTCGGATGACAAGCGCGTCTCGTACCTGCTGCTTTGGCCGCACATCCGTCCGTGGGGGCTGCGGGCGCCGGAGCCGATGTTGAGTTCGATACCGGATGCAGCAGGCGTCGCAGCGAAGCTGGCGGAAGCGCTGGCGGGACAACCACTCCCGTCCGCGATCTCGCTGACGCAATCCGGCGCATCCGGTTTCGAACCCGATGCCCTCCCGCATTCCACCGTGGCAGCCTGAAACGGAGACAACGCATGAGCCAGGCCATTCACGAGCCGGTCGTTCCCAAAGGTGGCGTCCTAGCCGCGGCGGCGCTGATCCTGTTCGCCCTTGCATCCGTCACGACCGTGCGGTTGAGCGGCGTCGGCGAAGTTCGCATGA
It contains:
- the puhB gene encoding photosynthetic complex putative assembly protein PuhB: MKQDHQQFRNAPFKELPAPLPAGERVIWQGKPTFKGLALRSFHIREVAIYFGLLVAWRLWSNWSHGVPPADTAISALWLVVPATSAIAVLAALAWLFRRAACYTITSKRVLFQFGVALPMTMNIPLSRIANAALKSYRDGSGDIPLRVSDDKRVSYLLLWPHIRPWGLRAPEPMLSSIPDAAGVAAKLAEALAGQPLPSAISLTQSGASGFEPDALPHSTVAA